A single genomic interval of Aureliella helgolandensis harbors:
- a CDS encoding tetratricopeptide repeat protein: MRLSTLAIIGCTALIPIAPIIADQAYKEVARWHIAAAMNAVQLQSGDPEPHLERAREWSQNSPALLRDYWLFRLKNALQNDPQSIAEVVKAAIAESPDNRLLGLYGSTLLASQQKFAEAAEVLELAVIPENLAKSATLLNQLAYFRALSGLDLDQALEDIDAALALDTPSGSESANWELLDTRAWVLFRMGRSVEALTAIDEAIALAEKETGKNWLSQGLDFLSGLADAKIAPQETEDPESPQEVAAEQEPEPISANEAGNVLWGVGVVHYHRAKILEALGRTEEAEVELQWLRDRRLPTDDRLY, translated from the coding sequence ATGCGTCTTTCGACCTTGGCAATTATTGGCTGCACGGCACTCATCCCTATCGCTCCGATCATCGCCGATCAAGCTTACAAGGAGGTTGCTCGCTGGCATATTGCAGCCGCCATGAATGCGGTTCAACTGCAGAGCGGCGATCCCGAGCCGCATCTGGAACGCGCCCGGGAGTGGAGTCAAAATTCGCCTGCGTTGCTTCGAGATTACTGGCTGTTTCGGCTGAAGAACGCCTTGCAGAATGATCCGCAGTCAATTGCCGAAGTGGTGAAGGCCGCGATTGCGGAATCGCCAGACAATCGGCTGCTGGGGCTGTATGGTTCGACATTGCTTGCCTCGCAGCAAAAATTCGCCGAGGCCGCTGAGGTCTTGGAGCTGGCGGTCATTCCTGAAAACCTCGCCAAAAGTGCGACACTTCTGAACCAGTTAGCGTACTTCCGAGCGTTGTCCGGTTTAGATTTGGATCAAGCTTTAGAAGATATCGATGCTGCCCTGGCCCTCGATACTCCCTCGGGTAGCGAGTCGGCGAACTGGGAGCTCCTCGACACGAGGGCGTGGGTCTTGTTCCGCATGGGCCGCTCAGTGGAAGCTTTGACGGCCATTGATGAGGCGATTGCCCTAGCCGAGAAGGAGACAGGAAAGAATTGGTTGTCCCAGGGACTCGACTTCCTGAGTGGGTTGGCCGATGCGAAAATAGCGCCTCAAGAGACAGAGGATCCCGAAAGTCCTCAGGAGGTCGCGGCTGAACAGGAGCCGGAGCCCATTAGCGCCAACGAAGCGGGGAATGTGTTGTGGGGAGTAGGAGTCGTGCACTATCATCGAGCTAAGATCTTGGAAGCTTTAGGACGGACCGAAGAGGCCGAAGTCGAGTTGCAATGGCTTCGCGACCGCCGCTTGCCTACGGACGATCGCCTTTATTAA
- a CDS encoding DUF6793 family protein — translation MPLFEIETDSHIIITWADDELAARQVVQEAYATDQILRLTRRPRDTWVISKGVLGLSPKMDICSVARDCLAKSAGDKLHAIRLYMHETGSDLEKARKVIESNMVMGW, via the coding sequence ATGCCACTGTTTGAGATTGAAACCGATTCTCATATCATTATCACCTGGGCCGACGATGAGCTGGCGGCCCGCCAAGTCGTCCAGGAAGCCTACGCGACCGACCAAATCCTGCGCCTCACACGACGACCGCGCGATACTTGGGTCATCTCCAAAGGTGTCCTGGGATTATCCCCTAAGATGGACATTTGCAGCGTCGCTCGCGATTGCCTTGCCAAATCCGCTGGCGACAAACTCCACGCGATTCGTCTCTACATGCACGAGACAGGCAGTGACCTCGAGAAAGCTCGGAAGGTCATCGAAAGCAATATGGTCATGGGCTGGTAG
- a CDS encoding NADPH-dependent assimilatory sulfite reductase hemoprotein subunit, whose translation MADEKKLSPVEGIKSESRFLRGTIQDDLANDSDQFDKSNMQLLKFHGTYQQDDRDSRNKKNAEGKSVKSYSMMTRTRVPGGRLTSEQMLAHLDLCEDLANATLKCTTRQALQMHGVLKSDLREAIQRINKMHLSTLAACGDVNRNVMCCPAPLNDSVHVEMRALTDALKDHLAPRTPGYYELWIQDEESGEKTLVGGGEPEEVEPIYGPTYLPRKFKIGIALPEDNCIDIYANDLGFLAVVREGKIIGYNVSVGGGMGTTPSAAKTFPALAKRMAFVTPEQAIGVAEAVVKVQRDFGNREDRKIARLKYLIANEGVEWFRGKVEEYYGEKLQDCTADEVHGFDDHMGWFPQGDGKFFYGLNVESGRLFDSEDRRWKAAIRAICKEFNPGVHLTAHQSILFTNLEEAALPRLQEIIKQHGLPLTEEVSTVRRWSMSCVALPTCGLAVAESERVLPELMSQFEVELAKLGLESDAFTVRITGCPNGCARPYNADIGLVGKTKAKYTIFLGGQLIGTRMAKIYKDLVPFEEITSTLVPIFTAFKEHRQSGETLGDFCDRVGNEQLASWSEQLV comes from the coding sequence ATGGCCGACGAAAAGAAATTGAGTCCTGTAGAAGGTATTAAGTCTGAGAGTCGATTTCTGCGTGGCACGATTCAAGACGATTTGGCAAACGACAGCGATCAGTTCGACAAGTCGAATATGCAGTTGCTGAAGTTTCATGGAACGTACCAGCAGGACGATCGCGACAGTCGCAACAAGAAAAACGCAGAGGGCAAGTCGGTCAAGAGTTACAGCATGATGACGCGCACCCGTGTGCCCGGGGGGCGTCTGACATCGGAACAAATGCTTGCCCACTTGGACCTGTGTGAGGATTTGGCCAACGCCACATTAAAGTGCACGACGCGACAAGCGTTGCAGATGCACGGGGTTCTGAAAAGCGATCTGCGCGAGGCAATTCAGCGCATTAACAAAATGCACCTCAGTACGTTGGCGGCCTGTGGTGACGTGAATCGGAACGTGATGTGTTGCCCGGCGCCGCTCAATGATTCGGTTCATGTCGAAATGCGGGCTTTGACCGACGCGCTCAAAGACCATTTGGCCCCACGGACTCCAGGCTATTACGAGCTGTGGATTCAGGACGAGGAATCAGGCGAGAAGACCTTGGTCGGTGGAGGAGAACCCGAGGAAGTAGAGCCGATCTATGGCCCCACCTACTTGCCGCGAAAGTTCAAGATTGGAATTGCCTTGCCCGAGGACAATTGCATCGATATCTATGCCAATGACCTTGGATTTCTAGCGGTCGTTCGCGAAGGCAAAATCATTGGTTACAACGTCAGTGTGGGGGGGGGCATGGGGACAACTCCCAGCGCCGCAAAGACGTTTCCAGCTCTAGCAAAACGCATGGCCTTTGTGACTCCCGAGCAAGCCATTGGCGTTGCGGAGGCGGTGGTCAAAGTGCAGCGCGATTTCGGAAATCGTGAGGATCGCAAGATCGCTCGCCTCAAGTACCTGATTGCCAACGAAGGGGTGGAATGGTTCCGCGGCAAGGTCGAAGAGTATTATGGCGAAAAGCTGCAGGATTGCACGGCGGACGAAGTGCATGGCTTTGACGACCACATGGGATGGTTCCCGCAGGGAGACGGTAAGTTTTTCTATGGGTTGAATGTCGAGAGTGGTCGTCTGTTTGACTCCGAAGACCGACGGTGGAAGGCTGCCATTCGTGCCATCTGCAAAGAGTTTAATCCGGGGGTGCATTTGACGGCGCACCAAAGCATTCTCTTCACCAATCTTGAGGAAGCAGCGCTTCCAAGATTGCAAGAAATCATCAAGCAGCATGGTTTGCCGCTCACCGAAGAGGTATCGACGGTTCGACGTTGGTCCATGTCCTGCGTGGCGCTACCCACCTGTGGGTTGGCGGTTGCGGAAAGCGAACGCGTACTTCCGGAATTGATGAGCCAGTTCGAAGTGGAGTTGGCCAAGCTTGGATTGGAGAGCGATGCCTTCACCGTGCGGATCACCGGGTGCCCTAATGGCTGCGCTCGCCCCTACAACGCCGACATTGGCTTGGTGGGCAAGACCAAGGCTAAATACACCATTTTTCTTGGTGGGCAGCTGATTGGCACACGCATGGCCAAAATCTACAAGGATTTGGTGCCCTTTGAAGAGATTACGAGCACTCTTGTTCCCATCTTCACTGCCTTCAAGGAGCATCGCCAGTCAGGTGAGACTCTGGGGGATTTCTGTGATCGGGTTGGCAACGAGCAATTGGCCAGCTGGAGTGAGCAACTCGTCTAA
- a CDS encoding MaoC/PaaZ C-terminal domain-containing protein: protein MTDSLYLEDLKPGAVWTSRGRTVTETDIVSFAGLSGDYDPIHMDHEHASQTPYGRPIAHGMLGLSFMTGLSSTCPLVHTLALVRVADWQFLLPVYVGDTVHVVTQVETLTPRGRRSGEVVWFRKLLNQKGECVQSGRIVTLVSSQSFLPRSRPVTPARKLSEFAKPQAVVRVDSLLDS from the coding sequence ATGACGGATAGTTTATACCTCGAAGATCTCAAGCCTGGCGCAGTCTGGACGAGCAGAGGTAGAACCGTAACGGAAACCGATATCGTGTCGTTCGCAGGCTTGAGTGGTGATTATGATCCAATCCATATGGATCATGAGCACGCATCCCAGACGCCTTACGGCCGTCCCATTGCCCACGGCATGCTTGGGCTGTCCTTCATGACCGGTTTGAGCAGCACCTGTCCGCTGGTGCATACGCTCGCGTTGGTGCGAGTTGCGGATTGGCAATTCCTGCTTCCGGTCTACGTCGGGGACACCGTGCATGTGGTGACTCAAGTCGAAACGCTCACCCCCCGGGGGCGACGTAGTGGTGAAGTCGTATGGTTCAGAAAATTGCTGAACCAAAAAGGGGAGTGTGTCCAGTCTGGCAGAATCGTAACGCTCGTTTCAAGCCAGTCGTTTCTTCCCCGTTCACGCCCCGTCACTCCGGCACGCAAGTTGTCGGAGTTCGCCAAACCTCAAGCCGTCGTCAGGGTCGATAGCCTGCTGGACAGTTAG
- a CDS encoding OsmC family protein yields the protein MSVEINLEYAGELHCNATHGPSGATLSTDAPVDNGGQGASFSPTDLVATALGACVLTILGLVSARHQIELKGTRVHVTKEMVNTPIRRIQSLKTVVTVPQGAVQEPEMRTRLETAARQCPVHKSLHPEIDAPIDFVYLS from the coding sequence ATGTCCGTTGAAATCAATCTTGAATATGCTGGCGAATTGCACTGCAACGCCACTCACGGCCCCAGCGGTGCCACATTGTCGACCGATGCGCCTGTCGATAATGGCGGACAGGGTGCATCATTTTCGCCAACCGATTTGGTTGCCACGGCACTGGGCGCCTGCGTCTTGACCATCCTGGGGCTTGTCTCAGCGCGGCACCAGATAGAACTGAAAGGGACGCGTGTGCATGTCACTAAGGAAATGGTGAATACCCCCATTCGCCGAATCCAGTCGCTCAAGACGGTTGTTACTGTACCACAAGGCGCGGTGCAGGAGCCTGAAATGCGAACTCGGCTAGAAACCGCTGCAAGACAGTGCCCGGTTCACAAGAGTTTGCATCCCGAGATCGATGCCCCCATTGATTTCGTATATCTCTCCTAA
- a CDS encoding GNAT family N-acetyltransferase, with translation MNPSIRLRRFHPGDAPELFLLFRETVQTVNAADYSPQQIAAWASNSIDLAAWTARFSQRWAYVAVCNDRTVGFADMTPAGYLDRLFVSAHYQRQGVARALLQTLLEHAQSAQLSLVSTDASRTAVPFFQAFEFQIVRAQNVECRGEVLKNFHMTRSLGQPVLSPLARSE, from the coding sequence GTGAACCCTTCAATCCGCCTCCGCCGGTTCCATCCCGGTGACGCACCCGAATTGTTTTTACTTTTTCGAGAAACCGTCCAAACAGTCAATGCAGCCGATTACTCACCTCAGCAGATCGCTGCCTGGGCTTCCAACTCAATCGACCTCGCCGCTTGGACAGCCAGATTTAGCCAGCGGTGGGCCTATGTGGCAGTGTGTAACGACCGAACGGTCGGCTTTGCGGACATGACGCCAGCGGGATATCTTGACCGCCTATTTGTGTCCGCTCATTACCAGCGACAGGGCGTCGCTCGGGCCCTTCTTCAAACCCTGCTCGAACATGCTCAATCCGCGCAGCTATCGCTAGTTTCGACAGACGCAAGCCGCACCGCGGTCCCCTTCTTTCAAGCGTTTGAGTTTCAGATTGTGCGAGCACAGAACGTCGAATGTCGCGGCGAAGTGCTGAAAAACTTCCACATGACACGTTCGCTTGGTCAGCCTGTACTAAGCCCCCTAGCAAGAAGCGAATAG
- a CDS encoding MFS transporter, protein MASAPESAAPLKLSPFSIALVCVIASIGFAFDIYELLMLPLVFRPACMELAGIAPGTDEFSWWLGVMFFVPAFLGGIFGLLGGYLTDRFGRRRVLTYSILLYAVSAFLAGFATSMPMLLVLRCTTFIGVCVEFVAAIAWLAELFPDKKRRELVLGWTQAFSSIGGLLVAWANYLSIEYSASLPAIALPEFLTGLGVINDPHAAWRYTLMSGLIPAIPLIVIRPFLPESPVWKQKRDAGLLKRPSIKELFAPNLIRTTVVTTIMFAASYGVAFGALQQIPQIVPGLPEVKTAVADMSVPAKKKYEQKAAANYTKSQEIGGLTGRIVLAILAVIVVSRRGLIRMFVLPGLIVAPFVFYSFMQGNNSDLITLGEWKFTRLDGMIFFVGLLTVGQFSFWGNYLPRVFPLHLRGTGESFAANIGGRMIGTSMAWVTSTLAASAWIPGETAASKFALVAAGMAFTMFAVNFVASFFLPEPDSIHFDD, encoded by the coding sequence ATGGCGTCTGCCCCTGAATCCGCGGCTCCCCTGAAGCTGTCGCCGTTTTCTATTGCGTTGGTCTGCGTTATCGCTTCGATCGGTTTCGCTTTTGACATCTACGAACTGCTAATGCTGCCGCTGGTGTTTCGGCCCGCCTGCATGGAGTTGGCTGGCATCGCACCAGGTACAGATGAATTCTCGTGGTGGTTGGGAGTCATGTTCTTCGTCCCCGCATTCCTGGGTGGAATCTTCGGATTGCTGGGCGGTTACCTCACTGATCGCTTCGGGCGAAGACGCGTACTGACCTACAGCATTCTGCTGTACGCGGTTAGCGCCTTTTTGGCTGGTTTCGCGACATCGATGCCGATGCTGCTGGTCCTACGCTGTACGACCTTCATTGGTGTTTGTGTGGAGTTCGTTGCCGCAATCGCTTGGTTGGCAGAGTTGTTCCCCGACAAAAAACGCAGAGAGTTGGTGCTCGGCTGGACTCAAGCGTTCTCCTCAATCGGTGGTCTGTTGGTCGCCTGGGCAAATTATCTATCGATCGAATACTCTGCCAGCCTACCGGCAATCGCCCTGCCTGAATTCCTGACTGGACTTGGAGTGATCAACGACCCCCATGCGGCTTGGCGCTATACGCTCATGAGCGGATTGATTCCCGCAATTCCGTTGATTGTGATTCGCCCCTTCCTACCGGAATCGCCAGTTTGGAAACAGAAGCGAGATGCAGGGCTCCTAAAGCGGCCAAGCATCAAGGAGCTGTTTGCCCCGAATTTGATCCGTACCACGGTGGTCACCACCATTATGTTTGCAGCCAGCTACGGCGTTGCGTTCGGCGCATTGCAGCAAATTCCACAGATCGTACCAGGCTTGCCAGAAGTCAAAACGGCCGTGGCAGACATGTCGGTACCTGCCAAGAAGAAATACGAACAAAAGGCTGCCGCAAACTATACGAAAAGCCAAGAGATTGGCGGCCTGACGGGGCGCATCGTGCTGGCCATCCTGGCGGTGATCGTGGTTTCCCGCCGCGGGCTAATTCGAATGTTCGTCCTACCCGGGCTAATTGTCGCTCCATTCGTTTTCTACTCTTTCATGCAAGGCAACAACAGCGACCTGATCACGTTGGGGGAATGGAAGTTTACAAGACTCGACGGCATGATCTTTTTTGTTGGGTTGTTAACCGTGGGGCAATTCAGCTTCTGGGGAAATTACTTGCCACGCGTCTTCCCACTCCACCTGCGTGGGACCGGCGAGAGTTTTGCTGCCAATATTGGAGGCCGCATGATTGGGACGTCGATGGCTTGGGTCACCAGTACCCTGGCCGCTTCGGCTTGGATTCCCGGTGAAACAGCAGCATCCAAGTTTGCGTTAGTTGCCGCAGGTATGGCATTCACCATGTTTGCCGTGAATTTCGTGGCGAGCTTCTTTCTGCCTGAACCCGATTCGATCCATTTTGACGACTAG